A window from Pseudomonas campi encodes these proteins:
- a CDS encoding MerR family transcriptional regulator, which produces MKIGELASRTGLAPSRIRFYEASGLIAAQRQANGYREYPEQTVQTLGLIACAQQSGFSLEEIRRLLPGTEQQGWAHAELLASLQRKVGEIEAMQQRLAQNKAQLLSIIASIESKPEGMQCTENAERVLASLRDARPGE; this is translated from the coding sequence ATGAAAATCGGTGAACTGGCCAGCCGCACCGGCCTGGCGCCCTCGCGTATCCGTTTCTACGAGGCCAGCGGGCTGATTGCCGCCCAGCGCCAGGCCAACGGCTACCGTGAGTACCCGGAGCAGACGGTGCAGACCCTCGGTCTTATCGCCTGCGCCCAGCAGTCCGGTTTCAGCCTGGAGGAAATCCGTCGTCTGTTGCCGGGCACCGAGCAGCAGGGTTGGGCCCACGCCGAACTGCTGGCCAGCCTGCAGCGCAAGGTCGGCGAGATCGAGGCCATGCAGCAGCGCCTGGCACAGAACAAGGCGCAGCTGCTCAGCATCATCGCCAGCATCGAGAGCAAACCGGAAGGCATGCAGTGCACGGAAAACGCCGAGCGGGTGCTGGCTAGCCTGCGGGACGCCCGGCCGGGCGAGTAG
- a CDS encoding NADH:flavin oxidoreductase/NADH oxidase family protein → MTTFQSLQLPNGTVIPNRIAKAAMEENLADASQGPSAELLRLYQAWAEGGAGLLLTGNVMVDRRAMTGPGGVVLEDERQLDKFREWARIGRAQGAQFWMQINHPGRQMQANLGQQTVAPSAVALELGGLSKLFPLPKALGDEEIGALIQRFARTAQLAEQAGFSGVQIHAAHGYLLSQFLSPISNKRTDSWGGPLENRARLLLEVVKAVRAVVAPGFCVAVKLNSADFQRGGFDGADAKRVVQMLGELQVDLVELSGGSYEAPAMQGDARDGRTLAREAYFLEFAGEIAEAATMPLMVTGGIRRLPVVEQVLQSGVAMAGIATALAIEPNLPRRWQAGERQISAELAPIRWKHKALASLAYMAMVKFQMHRLSHGGQPKPNVSPLRALLAEQLKTARRTRLYKRLMAAS, encoded by the coding sequence ATGACCACCTTCCAATCCCTGCAACTGCCCAACGGCACCGTCATCCCCAACCGCATCGCCAAGGCGGCGATGGAAGAGAACCTGGCCGATGCCAGCCAGGGTCCGTCCGCCGAGCTGCTGCGCCTGTACCAGGCCTGGGCCGAAGGCGGCGCCGGATTGCTGCTGACCGGCAACGTGATGGTCGACCGCCGCGCCATGACCGGCCCCGGCGGCGTGGTGCTGGAAGACGAACGCCAACTGGACAAGTTCCGCGAGTGGGCACGCATCGGCCGCGCCCAGGGTGCGCAGTTCTGGATGCAGATCAACCACCCCGGCCGGCAGATGCAGGCCAACCTCGGCCAGCAGACCGTTGCGCCCTCGGCCGTGGCCCTGGAGCTGGGCGGCCTGTCGAAGCTGTTCCCACTGCCCAAGGCGCTCGGCGACGAGGAAATCGGTGCGCTGATCCAGCGCTTCGCGCGTACCGCGCAACTGGCCGAACAGGCCGGCTTCAGCGGCGTACAGATTCACGCCGCGCACGGTTACCTGCTCAGCCAGTTCCTCTCGCCCATCAGCAACAAGCGCACGGACAGCTGGGGTGGCCCGCTGGAGAACCGCGCGCGTCTGCTACTGGAAGTGGTCAAGGCGGTGCGCGCCGTGGTGGCGCCGGGCTTCTGCGTGGCGGTCAAGCTCAACTCGGCAGACTTCCAGCGCGGCGGCTTCGACGGCGCCGACGCCAAGCGCGTGGTGCAGATGCTCGGCGAGCTGCAGGTCGATCTGGTTGAACTGTCCGGCGGCAGCTACGAGGCGCCGGCCATGCAGGGCGATGCCCGCGACGGCCGCACCCTGGCGCGCGAAGCCTACTTCCTCGAATTCGCCGGAGAGATCGCCGAAGCCGCCACGATGCCGCTGATGGTCACCGGAGGCATCCGCCGCCTGCCGGTGGTCGAGCAGGTGCTGCAAAGCGGCGTGGCCATGGCCGGCATCGCCACCGCCCTGGCCATCGAGCCGAACCTGCCACGCCGCTGGCAGGCCGGCGAGCGGCAAATCAGCGCCGAGCTGGCGCCGATCCGCTGGAAGCACAAGGCCCTGGCCTCGCTGGCCTACATGGCCATGGTGAAGTTCCAGATGCACCGCCTCAGCCATGGCGGCCAGCCCAAGCCCAACGTGTCGCCACTGCGTGCGCTGCTCGCGGAACAGCTGAAAACCGCACGGCGCACCCGCCTGTACAAGCGCTTGATGGCGGCCAGCTAA
- a CDS encoding cupin domain-containing protein, with amino-acid sequence MQINADFSQRAVIRPGDSPWVPSPMAGVERIMLDRIGEELARATSIVRYAAGSHFSEHQHPGGEEFLVLDGVFSDERGDYPAGTYVRNPIGSQHAPFSRQGCTLFVKLMQFAADDQQPLVIDSRSAAWLPGLVPGLQVLPLHQHGSEHVALVRWAAGTRFNRHRHWGGEEILVLEGTFQDEFGDYPAGSWLRSPHLSEHTPFSDAGCLIWVKTGHLSA; translated from the coding sequence ATGCAGATCAACGCCGACTTCAGCCAACGCGCCGTTATCCGTCCCGGCGACAGTCCCTGGGTGCCATCGCCGATGGCCGGGGTGGAGCGCATCATGCTCGACCGTATCGGCGAGGAGCTGGCGCGGGCCACGTCCATCGTGCGCTATGCCGCCGGCTCGCATTTCAGCGAGCATCAGCATCCGGGCGGCGAGGAATTCCTGGTGCTGGACGGGGTGTTCTCCGACGAGCGCGGCGACTACCCGGCTGGGACCTATGTGCGTAATCCAATCGGCAGTCAGCACGCGCCGTTCAGTCGGCAAGGCTGCACCCTCTTCGTCAAACTCATGCAATTCGCCGCCGATGATCAGCAACCGCTGGTGATCGACAGCCGCTCGGCCGCCTGGCTACCGGGGCTGGTGCCGGGCCTGCAGGTGCTGCCGCTGCATCAGCACGGCAGCGAACATGTGGCGTTGGTGCGCTGGGCGGCGGGCACGCGCTTCAACCGTCATCGGCACTGGGGCGGCGAGGAAATCCTGGTGCTCGAAGGTACCTTCCAGGACGAATTCGGCGACTACCCGGCCGGCAGCTGGCTGCGCAGCCCGCACCTGTCCGAACACACACCGTTCAGCGATGCGGGCTGTCTGATCTGGGTGAAGACCGGGCATCTATCGGCTTAG
- a CDS encoding NADH:flavin oxidoreductase/NADH oxidase, with amino-acid sequence MSALFSPFQLKDVTLRNRIAVPPMCQYSAIDGVTTDWHLHHYAGLARGGAGLVIVEATAVSPEGRISPGCTGLWSDQQAEGMARIAQAIKAGGAVPGIQIAHAGRKASANRPWEGDDHIAAGDARGWQTIAPSAVAFGAHLPKVPQAMSLDDIARVKADFVAAARRARDAGFEWLELHFAHGYLAQSFFSAHSNRRDDAYGGDFAGRSRFLLETLAAVREVWPANLPLTARFGVIEYDGRDEQTLAESIELAKAMRRGGLDLLSVSVGFTIAESNIPWGPAFLAPIAERVRREAELPVASSWGIDAPAIAERVVAEEQMDLVMIGRAHLANPHWPLQAAQQLGVERPTWVLPAPYAHWLERYQVAQ; translated from the coding sequence ATGTCTGCTCTGTTTTCCCCGTTCCAGCTCAAGGATGTCACCCTGCGCAACCGCATCGCGGTGCCGCCCATGTGCCAGTACAGCGCCATCGACGGCGTTACCACTGACTGGCACCTGCACCATTACGCCGGCCTGGCCCGTGGCGGCGCCGGCCTGGTAATCGTCGAGGCCACCGCGGTATCCCCGGAAGGGCGCATCAGCCCCGGCTGCACCGGCCTGTGGAGTGACCAGCAGGCCGAGGGCATGGCGCGTATCGCCCAGGCGATCAAGGCCGGTGGCGCGGTGCCCGGCATCCAGATCGCCCACGCCGGGCGCAAGGCCAGCGCCAACCGTCCCTGGGAAGGTGACGACCATATCGCCGCAGGTGATGCGCGTGGCTGGCAGACCATCGCCCCGTCGGCCGTGGCCTTCGGCGCGCATCTGCCCAAGGTGCCGCAGGCCATGAGCCTGGATGACATCGCCCGGGTCAAGGCCGACTTCGTCGCCGCCGCTCGCCGCGCCCGCGATGCCGGTTTCGAATGGCTGGAGCTGCACTTCGCCCACGGTTACCTGGCACAGAGCTTCTTCAGCGCACATTCCAACCGGCGTGACGATGCCTACGGTGGCGACTTCGCCGGCCGTAGCCGTTTCCTTCTGGAAACCCTGGCGGCGGTGCGCGAAGTGTGGCCGGCCAACCTGCCGCTGACGGCGCGTTTCGGTGTGATCGAGTATGACGGTCGCGACGAGCAAACCCTGGCCGAGTCCATCGAGCTGGCCAAGGCCATGCGCCGTGGCGGCCTGGACCTGCTCAGCGTCAGCGTCGGTTTCACCATCGCTGAGAGCAACATTCCGTGGGGGCCGGCCTTCCTGGCGCCGATTGCCGAGCGCGTACGCCGTGAGGCGGAACTGCCGGTGGCGTCGTCCTGGGGCATCGATGCGCCGGCCATCGCCGAGCGCGTGGTGGCCGAGGAGCAGATGGATCTGGTGATGATCGGCCGCGCCCACCTGGCCAACCCCCACTGGCCGTTGCAGGCGGCGCAGCAGCTCGGGGTCGAGCGGCCCACCTGGGTCCTGCCGGCGCCTTATGCGCACTGGCTGGAACGCTACCAGGTCGCGCAATAA
- a CDS encoding putative quinol monooxygenase, with the protein MPIALFASLTAHPEQRTALEQALRQMVDASRREPGNLRYDLFVRGDDAATFDLFELYADEAAVAAHRASAHYQAFREQIGDWLAAPVEVRSAAALDLAPFNT; encoded by the coding sequence ATGCCGATTGCCTTGTTTGCCAGCCTGACTGCTCACCCCGAGCAGCGCACCGCCCTTGAACAGGCGTTGCGCCAGATGGTCGATGCCAGCCGCCGTGAGCCCGGCAACCTGCGCTACGACCTGTTCGTACGCGGCGATGACGCGGCGACCTTTGACCTGTTCGAACTCTATGCCGACGAAGCGGCGGTGGCCGCCCACCGTGCCAGCGCCCACTACCAGGCCTTCCGCGAGCAGATCGGCGACTGGCTGGCCGCGCCGGTGGAGGTGCGCAGCGCCGCTGCCCTCGACCTGGCTCCTTTCAATACCTGA
- a CDS encoding lipocalin-like domain-containing protein gives MNARSLLLLVAVLLGGCDETPAPSAGFAGLGQDVAGFSAVEPGRALQFPADHGAHHGYRIEWWYVTANLTDEQGREWGVQWTLFRSALRPGAEQAGWDSPNLWLGHAGLSGPFGHQFAERLARGGIGQAGVAAQPFRAWIDDWSLHSSGGEGLQQLQMQAAGKDFGYDLQLRADGPLVLHGAQGYSEKSGQGQASYYYSQPFYRVRGEIERAGQRHRVSGQAWLDREWSSQPLAAEQQGWDWFSLHLDGGAKLMLFQVRQAEGQPYRAGTWIGADGRSQALRGEQIQLSPLASTTLDNGRRLPTRWRVQVAAHGVDVEVEALQPQAWMGTTFPYWEGPVRLRGSPGGRGYLEMTGY, from the coding sequence ATGAACGCTAGAAGCCTGTTGCTGCTGGTCGCTGTGCTGCTCGGCGGTTGCGACGAGACGCCCGCGCCGAGCGCCGGTTTCGCCGGGCTCGGCCAGGATGTCGCCGGTTTCAGCGCGGTCGAGCCGGGCCGGGCGCTGCAGTTCCCGGCCGACCACGGTGCCCACCACGGCTATCGCATCGAATGGTGGTACGTCACCGCCAACCTCACCGACGAGCAGGGCCGCGAGTGGGGCGTGCAGTGGACGCTGTTTCGCTCGGCGCTGCGCCCCGGCGCCGAGCAGGCCGGCTGGGACAGCCCCAATCTGTGGCTGGGCCACGCCGGCCTGAGCGGGCCGTTCGGCCACCAGTTTGCCGAGCGCCTGGCCCGTGGCGGCATCGGCCAGGCCGGGGTGGCGGCGCAGCCGTTCCGCGCCTGGATCGACGACTGGTCGCTGCACAGCAGCGGCGGCGAGGGCCTGCAGCAGCTGCAGATGCAGGCCGCCGGCAAGGACTTTGGCTACGACCTGCAGCTGCGCGCCGACGGCCCGCTGGTGCTGCACGGCGCGCAGGGCTACAGCGAAAAGTCTGGCCAGGGCCAGGCCTCCTATTACTACAGCCAGCCGTTCTACCGGGTGCGCGGCGAGATCGAGCGCGCCGGCCAGCGCCATCGGGTCAGCGGCCAGGCCTGGCTCGACCGCGAATGGAGCAGCCAGCCCCTGGCTGCCGAGCAGCAGGGTTGGGACTGGTTTTCCCTGCACCTGGACGGCGGCGCCAAGCTGATGCTGTTCCAGGTGCGCCAGGCCGAGGGCCAACCCTATCGCGCCGGAACCTGGATCGGCGCCGACGGCCGCAGCCAAGCACTGCGCGGCGAGCAGATCCAGCTCAGCCCGCTGGCCAGCACCACCCTGGACAACGGCCGCCGGCTGCCGACCCGCTGGCGCGTGCAGGTGGCGGCCCATGGTGTGGATGTCGAGGTCGAGGCCCTGCAGCCGCAGGCCTGGATGGGCACCACGTTCCCCTACTGGGAAGGCCCGGTGCGCCTGCGTGGCAGCCCCGGTGGGCGCGGCTATCTGGAGATGACCGGCTACTGA